One Vibrio taketomensis DNA window includes the following coding sequences:
- the artQ gene encoding arginine ABC transporter permease ArtQ: protein MVLTGYSLSLVQASWMTVQLAFTSLLVGLVLAVVFATGEMSRNLAVKWPTTSLVTIIRGLPELLVVLFIYFGSTQVIFLITGEFVEISPFLSGVIALSLIFASYASQTIRGAFKAVSKGQREAAAALGMTRPHAFFKIILPQAVRHALPGLTNQWLVLLKDTALVSLIGVTDLLKQAQLTSASTHEAFTWYAIAAAIYLVITLITQYVVKIIDNKFAIKGMGELKGVKA, encoded by the coding sequence ATGGTGTTAACGGGTTACTCTCTCTCTCTCGTACAAGCAAGCTGGATGACTGTTCAGCTTGCCTTTACCAGCCTACTGGTTGGGCTTGTTTTAGCGGTCGTATTTGCAACAGGTGAAATGTCACGTAACCTCGCTGTAAAATGGCCAACCACCAGCTTAGTGACCATTATCCGTGGTCTTCCAGAACTGCTTGTGGTGTTGTTTATCTATTTTGGTTCAACTCAAGTTATTTTCTTAATAACTGGTGAGTTTGTAGAGATTAGCCCGTTTCTTTCTGGTGTTATTGCCCTTTCTCTGATCTTTGCTTCCTACGCTTCTCAAACCATTCGTGGAGCGTTTAAAGCGGTAAGTAAAGGTCAGCGCGAAGCCGCAGCAGCACTTGGCATGACTCGCCCTCATGCGTTCTTTAAAATTATTCTGCCACAAGCCGTGCGTCATGCACTGCCTGGTTTAACTAACCAATGGTTAGTATTACTAAAAGACACAGCATTAGTGTCGCTTATTGGCGTGACTGACTTACTAAAACAAGCGCAATTGACGTCAGCATCTACCCATGAAGCTTTTACCTGGTACGCGATTGCTGCGGCAATCTACTTAGTTATAACCCTAATCACCCAATACGTGGTCAAAATTATTGATAACAAATTTGCCATCAAAGGCATGGGCGAGTTGAAAGGAGTCAAAGCATGA
- a CDS encoding RelA/SpoT domain-containing protein, with protein MSLFLRTTALMLLMLSRTPAFAAMPMPAPNSDGNRSANQDQVCSKAFKHNLSGLYGIPSIDTYPTQPYSDFDVLYSKAHQAQFELETICKSTALLTNTDAYFAGVKSSQRAQQKITLNLDNQVNRITDLARATIVANDVASLMEVYEALDRETTIVRVKNRFKKPAPSGYRDLNILVQLPKTKLIAEVQLHLKAIADVKSGPEHDLYEQIQRIERQADVEMRSLNEFEIAQINKMRNQSRQMYQNAWQPYITTHLSAA; from the coding sequence ATGAGCTTATTCCTGCGCACCACGGCACTAATGTTATTAATGCTGAGCCGTACCCCAGCTTTTGCCGCGATGCCGATGCCAGCTCCAAATAGTGACGGCAACCGAAGTGCAAACCAAGATCAGGTTTGTTCTAAAGCCTTCAAGCACAATTTAAGTGGCTTGTATGGTATTCCATCGATCGATACATACCCTACCCAACCTTATTCAGACTTTGATGTGCTGTATAGTAAAGCTCATCAAGCTCAGTTTGAATTAGAAACCATCTGTAAAAGTACTGCACTATTAACCAATACTGACGCCTACTTCGCAGGGGTAAAATCTTCACAACGCGCACAACAAAAGATAACTCTAAATTTAGACAACCAAGTAAATCGCATTACTGACCTAGCTCGTGCAACTATTGTCGCGAATGACGTGGCAAGTTTAATGGAGGTTTATGAAGCTCTTGATCGTGAAACTACGATAGTTCGTGTAAAAAACCGCTTTAAAAAACCAGCACCATCAGGCTACCGAGACTTAAACATCTTGGTCCAATTACCAAAGACGAAACTTATCGCTGAAGTGCAGTTACACTTAAAAGCGATTGCCGATGTCAAATCAGGTCCTGAGCACGATCTCTACGAACAAATCCAACGAATTGAACGCCAAGCAGATGTTGAAATGCGTTCTCTAAATGAATTTGAAATCGCGCAAATTAATAAGATGCGTAACCAATCCCGCCAAATGTACCAAAATGCTTGGCAACCCTACATCACAACACACTTAAGTGCTGCATAA
- a CDS encoding DUF3187 family protein has protein sequence MATVLITLPIMVSRFVNHEFHDWFSIDQNGRDEVDNDRYVIDMPQYGIEEKDFNNKVLSQGLYSYLQYQLYQNQHHGLSFGASLYYADFGSGFFAHSDWEQSLQLNYGFLSGKHGFDATVSQTFRDAPTNFENMPYKKSGWFVGSSYRYQWFTRHYVILQLGVYEGVSSNDDEFSEIATEVTLGYRYQMTSSAIEFSVIENTINADNSTDIAFTLAYRYRFGSRD, from the coding sequence TTGGCTACCGTATTAATTACGCTGCCGATAATGGTCTCTCGATTCGTTAACCATGAATTTCATGACTGGTTTTCCATCGATCAAAATGGGCGTGATGAAGTGGATAATGATCGTTATGTGATCGACATGCCCCAATATGGAATCGAAGAAAAAGACTTTAACAACAAAGTGTTAAGCCAAGGTTTGTATAGCTACCTTCAATATCAGCTCTACCAAAATCAACACCATGGATTATCATTTGGTGCCAGTCTCTACTACGCGGATTTCGGCAGCGGATTCTTTGCTCACAGTGATTGGGAGCAAAGCCTTCAACTTAATTATGGTTTTCTTTCAGGAAAACATGGCTTCGATGCCACTGTTAGTCAAACGTTCCGTGACGCTCCCACCAACTTCGAAAATATGCCGTATAAAAAGAGCGGTTGGTTTGTCGGTAGTAGCTACCGATATCAATGGTTTACTCGCCATTATGTGATCTTACAACTGGGCGTTTATGAAGGGGTCTCGTCAAATGACGATGAATTTTCCGAAATAGCGACCGAAGTGACGTTGGGTTATCGCTATCAAATGACAAGCTCGGCCATAGAGTTTTCTGTTATTGAAAACACCATTAATGCCGATAACAGTACCGATATCGCTTTTACGCTTGCCTACCGGTACCGCTTTGGCTCTCGAGACTAG
- a CDS encoding DUF3187 family protein: protein MRITQSIAISCCLFVQASAFAAVTPVDFGPLQSYAQSPFITNGLAPQVRSGISMAKDDIELYGALTAASVWAKNYAYELDYYQNQFQIGAKWQLNPVWQVDFGYRINYAADNGLSIR from the coding sequence ATGCGTATAACACAATCTATCGCAATTAGTTGTTGCCTATTTGTCCAAGCCAGCGCATTTGCGGCCGTTACTCCTGTAGATTTTGGTCCGCTGCAAAGTTACGCTCAATCACCATTTATTACTAATGGATTAGCCCCCCAAGTACGCTCTGGGATTTCAATGGCAAAAGATGACATTGAACTATACGGTGCGCTCACTGCCGCCAGTGTGTGGGCCAAAAACTACGCTTATGAACTCGATTACTACCAAAATCAGTTCCAAATCGGCGCCAAGTGGCAGCTCAATCCCGTATGGCAAGTCGATTTTGGCTACCGTATTAATTACGCTGCCGATAATGGTCTCTCGATTCGTTAA
- a CDS encoding lysine/arginine/ornithine ABC transporter substrate-binding protein, with protein sequence MKKVLLASLLSVVASNAIAQDEIKFVMEATYPPFEYMDANNQIQGFDVDIANALCTEMAAKCSFHNQAFDSLIPALKFKRYDAAISAMDITDARLEQVAFSDAYYDNAAAFVAGEGKIANKEALKGKRVGVQNGSTHQSYLLEQMDGVTAVPYSSYQDAFIDMKNGRIDSVFGDNAVVAEWFKDADAKLAYVGEPVTNAKYFGNGFGIAVNKDNQALVEKLNSALTKIVSNGVYADIHAKYFGK encoded by the coding sequence ATGAAAAAGGTTCTTCTAGCTTCATTGCTTAGCGTAGTTGCTTCTAATGCTATCGCTCAAGACGAGATCAAGTTCGTAATGGAAGCCACTTATCCACCATTCGAATACATGGATGCAAACAACCAAATCCAAGGTTTTGATGTGGATATCGCTAACGCACTGTGTACTGAAATGGCGGCAAAATGTTCATTCCACAACCAAGCATTTGACAGCTTGATCCCTGCACTAAAATTCAAACGTTACGATGCTGCTATCTCTGCAATGGATATTACTGATGCACGTCTAGAACAGGTTGCGTTTAGCGACGCATACTACGACAACGCTGCAGCATTCGTTGCGGGTGAAGGCAAAATCGCGAACAAAGAGGCACTAAAAGGTAAGCGTGTAGGCGTACAAAACGGCTCAACTCACCAGAGCTACCTACTCGAGCAAATGGATGGTGTAACCGCTGTTCCTTACTCAAGTTACCAAGATGCCTTTATTGACATGAAAAATGGTCGTATCGATTCTGTATTTGGTGACAACGCGGTAGTGGCTGAATGGTTTAAAGACGCAGATGCGAAACTTGCTTACGTTGGCGAACCAGTAACAAACGCTAAGTACTTTGGCAACGGTTTTGGTATTGCGGTCAACAAAGACAACCAAGCTCTTGTTGAAAAACTAAACTCAGCACTGACAAAAATCGTGAGCAACGGCGTTTACGCTGACATTCACGCGAAATACTTCGGAAAATAA
- a CDS encoding sporulation protein, whose translation MFGKLKASLGIGAAKVDTVLNTNAVMQSESIHGTVHIYGGDVAQQVDAINLKLCTEVKVETEDSTSYQSVMIGQLQAVQPFMIEVGEHKQVPFTIKLADEAPITALNAYKNQSHVWIETTLDIDFALDPKDRDYVEVHPLPVVAKVIAAIQSAGFEMVKADVEKGFLRGQNFSSTSGFYQEIEFRNRGFMNRKEIELSFVLEGNAVHCLAEVDRALGRGDQYTSFTLSRHASDMEVSNAVSRVLSI comes from the coding sequence ATGTTTGGCAAATTGAAAGCGTCACTTGGGATTGGGGCGGCAAAAGTGGATACCGTCTTGAACACGAACGCTGTGATGCAAAGCGAAAGCATTCACGGTACCGTCCATATCTACGGTGGTGATGTTGCTCAACAAGTTGATGCAATTAACCTCAAATTATGCACTGAAGTGAAAGTAGAAACGGAAGATAGCACCAGTTATCAGAGTGTTATGATCGGTCAGTTACAAGCAGTGCAACCATTTATGATTGAAGTGGGCGAACATAAGCAAGTTCCTTTCACTATCAAACTAGCCGATGAAGCACCGATTACGGCATTAAATGCCTATAAGAATCAAAGCCATGTTTGGATTGAAACGACGTTAGATATTGATTTTGCACTTGACCCAAAAGATCGAGACTATGTTGAGGTTCATCCTTTACCTGTGGTAGCTAAAGTTATTGCAGCGATTCAATCTGCCGGGTTTGAGATGGTCAAAGCCGATGTCGAGAAGGGCTTTCTGCGCGGACAAAACTTCAGTTCAACGTCTGGATTTTATCAGGAAATCGAGTTTCGTAATCGTGGCTTTATGAACCGTAAAGAGATAGAACTCTCTTTTGTGCTAGAGGGAAATGCGGTGCATTGTTTGGCTGAAGTTGATAGAGCGCTAGGTAGAGGTGACCAATATACCTCATTTACTTTGTCGCGACATGCATCGGACATGGAAGTAAGCAATGCGGTATCACGAGTTCTGTCAATCTAG
- a CDS encoding thiopurine S-methyltransferase, with protein MIDPEFWHNKWASNSIGFHLEDVNPLLVQYWPSTKPTREDKVFVPLCGKSEDLVWLATKHEDVQGVELSNIAVRAFFAEHFYTPMVMPINGHTELFQFDELSIYVGDYFSAPIKPVDIVYDRAALVAMPAEMREQYIARLKNLLNPGARILLVTLDYQQDEMVGPPFSVPESEVMHHFSEFKVTKLYRDEANETHPKIAKQGLTRFAEEVYLIEA; from the coding sequence ATGATAGATCCAGAGTTTTGGCACAACAAATGGGCGTCCAACAGTATTGGTTTTCATCTTGAGGATGTGAACCCACTTCTCGTTCAATATTGGCCGAGTACCAAACCGACCCGAGAAGATAAAGTCTTTGTACCGTTGTGCGGTAAATCTGAGGATTTAGTTTGGTTAGCGACTAAACATGAAGACGTTCAAGGGGTAGAGCTGAGTAATATTGCGGTAAGAGCATTTTTTGCCGAGCATTTTTATACGCCGATGGTGATGCCAATCAACGGGCATACGGAGTTGTTTCAGTTTGATGAGTTATCGATTTATGTCGGTGACTACTTTAGTGCGCCAATCAAGCCTGTCGACATTGTGTATGATCGCGCAGCTTTAGTCGCAATGCCTGCTGAAATGAGAGAGCAATATATCGCGCGTTTGAAAAATCTACTTAACCCAGGAGCCCGAATCTTGTTGGTAACGTTGGATTATCAGCAAGATGAAATGGTTGGCCCTCCGTTCTCGGTGCCAGAGTCCGAGGTGATGCATCATTTTTCTGAATTCAAGGTAACGAAATTGTACCGTGATGAGGCGAATGAAACTCACCCTAAAATCGCTAAACAGGGTTTAACTCGCTTTGCTGAAGAAGTGTATTTGATTGAAGCCTAG